Proteins found in one Carassius auratus strain Wakin chromosome 12, ASM336829v1, whole genome shotgun sequence genomic segment:
- the LOC113111624 gene encoding lethal(2) giant larvae protein homolog 2-like isoform X1, with product MKRFRRHGHESQRDKHIQDLYQFNKTVEHGFPHQPSALGFSPSLQLLAIGTRLGAIKLYGAPGVEFMGLHDENAAVTQVHFLPNQVELVTLLDDNSLHMWTLRAHNSMSELLEIGRFTLSGPPGAPPSVTRVTAVLAHSSGELLLLGTEGGHVFVVEVPGFRELEENNISVEDVQNRIPEDYVGRRNLECVETLHENPLNPRQVLIGYSRGLMVLWDLDRQRPIQHFLGSQQLESVWWMEDGRNILSSHSDGSYCQWTVTGEDPQTEPEKQETPYGSFPCKAISKVIQLPSKQGPPFLIFSGGMPRASYGDRHCISVIHSKTHEALDFTSRIIDFFVIREGEDNRGEPSALVVLVEEELIVVDLQTEGWPVIQTPYLVPLHCSAITCSHHVSSIPLKLWERVQAAGAQQITHYSKKPWPINGGQNLAPDPPQRDLLLTGHEDGTVRFWDASGVCLYPMYKLSTAGVFLTDADPNDNMNQGSEGEWPPFRKVGCFDPYSDDPRLGIQKIHLCKYSGYLTVAGTAGQILVLELNDEAAEQTVEATVVDLLQGQEGFRWKGQARLDVREEPVLFPPGFQPFALVQCQPPAVVTAIALHSEWKLVAFGTSHGFGFYDYHQRNNILVKCTLNPSDQVAMEGPLSRVKSIKKSLRQSFRRIRRSRVSMRKHHTNNAAKLQEINARLEAEALQEMELAPVQRKIEARSSDDSFTGLVRTLYFADTFVSDSSHSTPSLWAGTNGGAVFAYVLRVPSLERRAEDPVVAHAAKEIQLMHRAPVVGLVVLDGKGAPLPEPLEVAHDLARSPEMHGSHHLLVVSEEQFKLFTLPKVSSKSKLKLTAVDGSRVRRVGVAWFGSRTDEQLESSLVVLTNQGELHVISLPSIKMMVHYPCIRREDVSGIASCVFTKYGQGFYLMSPSEFERFSLSTRWVVEPRCLVEAPLQMRPKNPSSPVHRDQPDGVPTEHRNVKRESEGYENSARQVMEHALLNDERVLQEIQKSLEGDQTTFLENNLKTKPKASNVLSNGD from the exons ACGGTAGAGCATGGCTTCCCCCATCAGCCCAGTGCTCTGGGTTTCAGCCCCAGCCTGCAGCTCCTGGCCATCGGTACCAGATTAGGAGCAATCAAACT GTATGGAGCTCCAGGTGTGGAGTTCATGGGACTTCACGACGAGAATGCAGCGGTTACACAGGTGCACTTCCTGCCAAACCAG GTGGAGTTGGTAACATTACTGGATGACAACAGTCTGCACATGTGGACGCTTCGGGCACATAACAGCATGTCCGAGTTGCTTGAGATCGGACGTTTCACTCTCTCTGGTCCACCTGG TGCCCCTCCCAGTGTGACGCGGGTCACGGCGGTCCTGGCACACTCATCGGgtgagctgctgctgctgggcaCGGAGGGAGGACACGTGTTTGTTGTGGAAGTGCCCGGCTTCAGAGAGCTGGAGGAGAACAACATCAGCGTGGAGGATGTACAGAACAG AATTCCAGAGGATTATGTTGGCCGCAGGAACCTGGAGTGTGTGGAGACTCTGCATGAGAACCCACTCAACCCACGGCAGGTGCTGATTGGCTACAGCCGAGGCCTGATGGTACTGTGGGATCTGGACCGACAGCGTCCCATCCAACACTTTCTAGGCTCACAG CAACTAGAGAGTGTTTGGTGGATGGAGGACGGTAGGAACATACTCAGTTCTCATAGTGATGGGAGCTACTGCCAGTGGACGGTGACCGGCGAGGATCCGCAGACGGAGCCTGAGAAACAGGAGACGCCGTATG GTTCCTTCCCCTGCAAGGCCATATCCAAAGTTATACAGCTGCCATCAAAACAAGG TCCCCCTTTCCTCATCTTCAGCGGAGGGATGCCGAGGGCCAGTTACGGGGACAGACACTGCATCTCAGTCATCCACAGCAAAACCCACGAGGCGCTGGACTTCACCTCACGCATTATCGACTTCTTCGTCATTCGCGAGGGAGAGGACAACAGAG GTGAGCCGAGCGCTCTTGTGGTTTTGGTGGAGGAGGAGCTGATTGTGGTGGATCTGCAGACTGAGGGGTGGCCCGTCATCCAGACGCCCTACCTGGTGCCATTACACTGTTCAGCCATCACCTGCTCGCACCACGTCTCCTCCATCCCGCTCAAACTGTGGGAGAGAGTGCAAGCTGCGGGAGCCCAGCAGATTACACACTACTCCAAGAAG CCTTGGCCTATAAATGGAGGCCAGAATCTCGCCCCAGACCCTCCCCAGAGAGACTTGCTCCTGACAGG GCATGAAGATGGCACTGTGCGTTTCTGGGATGCCTCAGGGGTCTGTCTTTACCCCATGTACAAGCTCAGCACAGCGGGAGTCTTCCTCACAGACGCCGACCCAAATGACAACATGAACCAGGGCAGTGAGGGAGAGTGGCCTCCGTTCCGCAAG GTGGGCTGCTTTGACCCGTATAGCGACGACCCTCGGCTTGGCATTCAGAAGATCCACCTGTGTAAATACAGCGGATATCTCACAGTGGCTGGAACTGCAGGACAA ATTCTGGTTTTGGAGCTGAATGACGAGGCTGCTGAGCAGACGGTGGAGGCTACAGTGGTGGACCTGCTGCAGGGTCAGGAGGGCTTCCGCTGGAAGGGCCAGGCGCGTCTAGACGTGCGGGAGGAGCCAGTGCTGTTCCCTCCAGGCTTCCAGCCCTTCGCTCTAGTGCAGTGCCAGCCGCCCGCTGTGGTCACAGCAATCGCTCTCCATTCAGAGTGGAAACTGGTGGCCTTCGGGACCAGCCATGGCTTTGGTTTCTATGACTACCACCAGAGGAACAACATCTTGGTCAA GTGCACCCTAAATCCCAGTGACCAGGTGGCCATGGAGGGACCGCTCTCACGCGTTAAGTCCATCAAGAAGTCCTTGCGGCAGTCCTTCCGCAGGATTCGCCGCAGCCGGGTTTCCATGCGAAAACACCACACTAACAACGCAGCTAAG CTGCAAGAGATCAACGCCAGGCTGGAGGCCGAAGCTCTGCAGGAGATGGAGCTGGCACCTGTACAGAGAAAGATTGAAGCCCGTTCCTCTGATGACTCCTTCACGGGCCTCGTCAGAACACTCTACTTTGCAGATACATTCGTTAGTGATA GTTCTCACAGTACGCCCTCGCTGTGGGCAGGAACAAATGGTGGAGCTGTTTTTGCGTATGTCCTCCGTGTCCCATCATTGGAACGAAGGGCGGAGGATCCAGTGGTGGCTCATGCAG CTAAAGAGATTCAGTTGATGCATCGTGCTCCAGTCGTGGGTTTGGTGGTCTTGGATGGCAAGGGTGCCCCTCTGCCCGAGCCTCTGGAGGTGGCCCATGATTTGGCGCGCAGTCCTGAAATGCACGGTTCCCATCATCTTTTGGTTGTGTCAGAGGAGCAATTTAAG CTGTTTACTCTGCCTAAAGTGAGCAGTAAATCAAAGCTGAAGCTGACAGCGGTGGACGGCTCTCGTGTTCGCCGTGTGGGTGTGGCTTGGTTTGGCTCTCGGACCGATGAACAGTTAGAGAGCAGCCTGGTGGTACTGACCAATCAGGGTGAGCTACACGTCATCTCTTTGCCTTCCATCAAAATGATGGTCCACTATCCTTGCATACGAAGAGAAGACGTCAGTGGAATCGCATCCTGTGTGTTCACCAAATACGGCCAAG GATTTTATCTGATGTCCCCTTCTGAGTTTGAGCGGTTTTCTCTCTCCACCCGCTGGGTGGTGGAGCCGCGCTGTCTGGTTGAGGCTCCCCTCCAGATGAGGCCCAAGAACCCATCGAGTCCCGTCCACAGGGACCAGCCAGATGGAGTACCTACTgaacacag AAATGTAAAAAGGGAGAGTGAAGGATATG AGAATTCTGCTAGACAAGTAATGGAGCATGCTTTGCTCAACGATGAGA GAGTGCTTCAGGAGATCCAGAAGTCTCTAGAAGGAGATCAAAC GACGTTCCTAGAGAACAATCTCAAGACGAAGCCAAAAGCAAGCAATGTGCTAAGCAATGGAG ATTGA
- the LOC113111624 gene encoding lethal(2) giant larvae protein homolog 2-like isoform X2: MKRFRRHGHESQRDKHIQDLYQFNKTVEHGFPHQPSALGFSPSLQLLAIGTRLGAIKLYGAPGVEFMGLHDENAAVTQVHFLPNQVELVTLLDDNSLHMWTLRAHNSMSELLEIGRFTLSGPPGAPPSVTRVTAVLAHSSGELLLLGTEGGHVFVVEVPGFRELEENNISVEDVQNRIPEDYVGRRNLECVETLHENPLNPRQVLIGYSRGLMVLWDLDRQRPIQHFLGSQQLESVWWMEDGRNILSSHSDGSYCQWTVTGEDPQTEPEKQETPYGSFPCKAISKVIQLPSKQGPPFLIFSGGMPRASYGDRHCISVIHSKTHEALDFTSRIIDFFVIREGEDNRGEPSALVVLVEEELIVVDLQTEGWPVIQTPYLVPLHCSAITCSHHVSSIPLKLWERVQAAGAQQITHYSKKPWPINGGQNLAPDPPQRDLLLTGHEDGTVRFWDASGVCLYPMYKLSTAGVFLTDADPNDNMNQGSEGEWPPFRKVGCFDPYSDDPRLGIQKIHLCKYSGYLTVAGTAGQILVLELNDEAAEQTVEATVVDLLQGQEGFRWKGQARLDVREEPVLFPPGFQPFALVQCQPPAVVTAIALHSEWKLVAFGTSHGFGFYDYHQRNNILVKCTLNPSDQVAMEGPLSRVKSIKKSLRQSFRRIRRSRVSMRKHHTNNAAKLQEINARLEAEALQEMELAPVQRKIEARSSDDSFTGLVRTLYFADTFVSDSSHSTPSLWAGTNGGAVFAYVLRVPSLERRAEDPVVAHAAKEIQLMHRAPVVGLVVLDGKGAPLPEPLEVAHDLARSPEMHGSHHLLVVSEEQFKLFTLPKVSSKSKLKLTAVDGSRVRRVGVAWFGSRTDEQLESSLVVLTNQGELHVISLPSIKMMVHYPCIRREDVSGIASCVFTKYGQGFYLMSPSEFERFSLSTRWVVEPRCLVEAPLQMRPKNPSSPVHRDQPDGVPTEHRNVKRESEGYGVLQEIQKSLEGDQTTFLENNLKTKPKASNVLSNGD; the protein is encoded by the exons ACGGTAGAGCATGGCTTCCCCCATCAGCCCAGTGCTCTGGGTTTCAGCCCCAGCCTGCAGCTCCTGGCCATCGGTACCAGATTAGGAGCAATCAAACT GTATGGAGCTCCAGGTGTGGAGTTCATGGGACTTCACGACGAGAATGCAGCGGTTACACAGGTGCACTTCCTGCCAAACCAG GTGGAGTTGGTAACATTACTGGATGACAACAGTCTGCACATGTGGACGCTTCGGGCACATAACAGCATGTCCGAGTTGCTTGAGATCGGACGTTTCACTCTCTCTGGTCCACCTGG TGCCCCTCCCAGTGTGACGCGGGTCACGGCGGTCCTGGCACACTCATCGGgtgagctgctgctgctgggcaCGGAGGGAGGACACGTGTTTGTTGTGGAAGTGCCCGGCTTCAGAGAGCTGGAGGAGAACAACATCAGCGTGGAGGATGTACAGAACAG AATTCCAGAGGATTATGTTGGCCGCAGGAACCTGGAGTGTGTGGAGACTCTGCATGAGAACCCACTCAACCCACGGCAGGTGCTGATTGGCTACAGCCGAGGCCTGATGGTACTGTGGGATCTGGACCGACAGCGTCCCATCCAACACTTTCTAGGCTCACAG CAACTAGAGAGTGTTTGGTGGATGGAGGACGGTAGGAACATACTCAGTTCTCATAGTGATGGGAGCTACTGCCAGTGGACGGTGACCGGCGAGGATCCGCAGACGGAGCCTGAGAAACAGGAGACGCCGTATG GTTCCTTCCCCTGCAAGGCCATATCCAAAGTTATACAGCTGCCATCAAAACAAGG TCCCCCTTTCCTCATCTTCAGCGGAGGGATGCCGAGGGCCAGTTACGGGGACAGACACTGCATCTCAGTCATCCACAGCAAAACCCACGAGGCGCTGGACTTCACCTCACGCATTATCGACTTCTTCGTCATTCGCGAGGGAGAGGACAACAGAG GTGAGCCGAGCGCTCTTGTGGTTTTGGTGGAGGAGGAGCTGATTGTGGTGGATCTGCAGACTGAGGGGTGGCCCGTCATCCAGACGCCCTACCTGGTGCCATTACACTGTTCAGCCATCACCTGCTCGCACCACGTCTCCTCCATCCCGCTCAAACTGTGGGAGAGAGTGCAAGCTGCGGGAGCCCAGCAGATTACACACTACTCCAAGAAG CCTTGGCCTATAAATGGAGGCCAGAATCTCGCCCCAGACCCTCCCCAGAGAGACTTGCTCCTGACAGG GCATGAAGATGGCACTGTGCGTTTCTGGGATGCCTCAGGGGTCTGTCTTTACCCCATGTACAAGCTCAGCACAGCGGGAGTCTTCCTCACAGACGCCGACCCAAATGACAACATGAACCAGGGCAGTGAGGGAGAGTGGCCTCCGTTCCGCAAG GTGGGCTGCTTTGACCCGTATAGCGACGACCCTCGGCTTGGCATTCAGAAGATCCACCTGTGTAAATACAGCGGATATCTCACAGTGGCTGGAACTGCAGGACAA ATTCTGGTTTTGGAGCTGAATGACGAGGCTGCTGAGCAGACGGTGGAGGCTACAGTGGTGGACCTGCTGCAGGGTCAGGAGGGCTTCCGCTGGAAGGGCCAGGCGCGTCTAGACGTGCGGGAGGAGCCAGTGCTGTTCCCTCCAGGCTTCCAGCCCTTCGCTCTAGTGCAGTGCCAGCCGCCCGCTGTGGTCACAGCAATCGCTCTCCATTCAGAGTGGAAACTGGTGGCCTTCGGGACCAGCCATGGCTTTGGTTTCTATGACTACCACCAGAGGAACAACATCTTGGTCAA GTGCACCCTAAATCCCAGTGACCAGGTGGCCATGGAGGGACCGCTCTCACGCGTTAAGTCCATCAAGAAGTCCTTGCGGCAGTCCTTCCGCAGGATTCGCCGCAGCCGGGTTTCCATGCGAAAACACCACACTAACAACGCAGCTAAG CTGCAAGAGATCAACGCCAGGCTGGAGGCCGAAGCTCTGCAGGAGATGGAGCTGGCACCTGTACAGAGAAAGATTGAAGCCCGTTCCTCTGATGACTCCTTCACGGGCCTCGTCAGAACACTCTACTTTGCAGATACATTCGTTAGTGATA GTTCTCACAGTACGCCCTCGCTGTGGGCAGGAACAAATGGTGGAGCTGTTTTTGCGTATGTCCTCCGTGTCCCATCATTGGAACGAAGGGCGGAGGATCCAGTGGTGGCTCATGCAG CTAAAGAGATTCAGTTGATGCATCGTGCTCCAGTCGTGGGTTTGGTGGTCTTGGATGGCAAGGGTGCCCCTCTGCCCGAGCCTCTGGAGGTGGCCCATGATTTGGCGCGCAGTCCTGAAATGCACGGTTCCCATCATCTTTTGGTTGTGTCAGAGGAGCAATTTAAG CTGTTTACTCTGCCTAAAGTGAGCAGTAAATCAAAGCTGAAGCTGACAGCGGTGGACGGCTCTCGTGTTCGCCGTGTGGGTGTGGCTTGGTTTGGCTCTCGGACCGATGAACAGTTAGAGAGCAGCCTGGTGGTACTGACCAATCAGGGTGAGCTACACGTCATCTCTTTGCCTTCCATCAAAATGATGGTCCACTATCCTTGCATACGAAGAGAAGACGTCAGTGGAATCGCATCCTGTGTGTTCACCAAATACGGCCAAG GATTTTATCTGATGTCCCCTTCTGAGTTTGAGCGGTTTTCTCTCTCCACCCGCTGGGTGGTGGAGCCGCGCTGTCTGGTTGAGGCTCCCCTCCAGATGAGGCCCAAGAACCCATCGAGTCCCGTCCACAGGGACCAGCCAGATGGAGTACCTACTgaacacag AAATGTAAAAAGGGAGAGTGAAGGATATG GAGTGCTTCAGGAGATCCAGAAGTCTCTAGAAGGAGATCAAAC GACGTTCCTAGAGAACAATCTCAAGACGAAGCCAAAAGCAAGCAATGTGCTAAGCAATGGAG ATTGA